AGATGCtcatttctttagttttgttcCGCGTCCAGTTGATTGAGTCGCTTTACAATCATGCTGTTGATTTTCTTAAGATCGTCTATGTCCTTTCCCTCAGCTGTTAGTCTTCTCGACACATCATCCATCTTGTTTCCAGTTTGAacttcaaaacagaaaacagactgtGTTGCATTGATAGCCAGTGTGTTCCATCGGGACCCGCTAGTGCCTTGTGTTGGTGTTTAGCCAAGTGCTGAAAGGCCCCCTTGGCAAGTCCCCTGCTCCAATAACCCACGCAGCCCACAAGCCCGGGAGAGAAATCGCCGAAGACTAAAGCTGTCTACCAAAGTGCATTACTTTTACAATTTATTGGGCCCAGCCTCGACTACCTTTGGCAGCTCCACACAGATTTTGGCTGAGAAACTTCACTGTGAGCCACCAAAGGAAACCACCAGCTAGTCTCACTGGGAGCATATCAGAGAAGTGATTGTTACATCGTCTTCTTAGAGTGCTCTTCTCCAGAGGTTTTTTGCTCCTCGTTGGGAAATGAGGTTTTCTGGCTTTCAGCCTATTTTGACATAGCTCTGCTGGTTCTGAATTACCAGCCCATAAATGAACATGTAGTAATTCCCCTCGGACCATCCTAAGAACAGAgactgtattttcaaaataaacagaacTCTTGGCAATAAAATAAGCTATGGAGGTTACTCCATACTCATCAAAGGTTAAAATTTCCAGGAAATGCAGCAAAAAAATCCATACTTAATATTTGAGCttcttattatttccattttaagcaAGTTGTTTTTCCCCAACTAATGTTGCTGGTAGCATGCCACGAGGCTTAGTGGATAAACTAATGTGGGAAAGTAAACTAGATAGAAGAGCTTCCCCTTCCAGGCTTGGGACAAATGGTTGCCCAGAAGCTGCTTCTTCCCCATGTCTGCAAAACTATGCTGGATGAATTATGGTCTAAGACATGAAGGAAGGATCTTAATTGAGATTAACTACAGAGCCAGGCAGAAAAATCACTTGCTTCTGGGGAAAAATGTGAAACTGAAGTAAATTCATAACACATAATATCCTTTCCCCTCTTGGGAACCTCCTAGTGGAacataagtcaaacagagaaggaagcagcaGCCGGGCTGGCTTGAGTGTGTTCCACGATACACTGATTCCAAATtaaattccaaaaaagaaagagttcCATGTGcaaaaatgttagagaaaaattTTGCACTGATCTGCCTCTTGGAAACTcacaagaagtaaaaaaaaaaaaaaaaaaacaatttgagcATTATCTAACTCAGCAATTATCAAACTCCTTTGACCATAGAATCCTTCTTCCCTCAGGCAACAACAACATCCCAGGAACCTAGTATTCTCTGGAATAGACTGCTTGGCCACTAGAATTTGTTACCAGAGGCATGTATAGTAATCTACTCTTGTAGCCCATTATTCCTTTTTAGGACAGAGATTATGACAAAAACATAAGGTCCAATGGTTTAATAAGAATGTAATCAAGTATAAAATAAGTCTTTTCCCTCTTACATAAAAATACCAGTTATAAAGAATACAGGTTCTTTCACATCAGTGAAAAGACTACAAATTTGCACTAAATCCCACTGAGAGCAAAATGGTTTCTTTGTTAAAGAGAGCACAGGCCAAGTTCATTTCCAGAGGCCTGTGCCAACTCCACTCTGAGGCTGAGTTAAGGTTTGTCTGAAAACCACAGGAagtccttgttttatttcttcaacataGGCAATGGAGGGCAGGgaagctttggagccagacaggtCAGGGTTTGAATCTTGGTTCTGCCTCTGATTAGCAGGGTACACATGGAGAGGTACATTTCTAGGTCTTAGTCTCACGTcagtaaaatagaaatactaaATACTATCTTAAGAGGTAAAGATGTAAGATAATGAATTTATGTATCTGGCACAGAGCAATAGCCCAAAGAAAGACattcttcttggggcgcctgggtggctcagtcggttgagcggccgacttcggctcaggtcatgatctcacggtccatgagttcgagccccgcgtcgggctctgtgctgacagctcagagcctggagcctgtttcagattctgtgtcgccctctctctgaccctcccctgttcatgctctgtctctccctgtctcaaaaataaatacattaaaaaattaaaattaaaaaaaagacattctttgttcgtatcttctttttctttcttcgtATGACTTTGCTCTCAACGTAAAACACCAGCAGCAAATATAACATAAATCACATTTATACAAGAGGGGTATAATGACAGTAATAAAGTGCATGCTCTTTGAAGTCAGGCAGGAGTGTCTTTGGGCCCTGATTCGGCACTTATTAGTTGTGGACCTCAGGCACGGTGATTAACCGAAGCCTCAGTGTCAGCATCGGTAAAACCAGAATAATAGTAGATCGTACGACCTAGAGTTGTTACAAGGTTGTGAGCAAACAGACTTCAAGTGttacttagcatagtgcctgggaAAATGAGTGCTCGATATATAGCACTTCTTATCATCATTACCTTTAACCTCATTACCCGTCGCTCCACAGAAGAGAGAAGTTCCTTTGGGTGGCTCTCCTGCCAATAGGGATATCTAAAATTTCCTGCTGGTTTAACTCAGTCATTACCCCAGATGGGTGTGGCAGAATGGTATTTGGAGCATTAATTTTTGTTGGTATAACATTTCAGAATTCAGAGTAATGCATGGGCTTTTTCTGGCCCTGAAGATTCAGGAACAACCCACATCCAATGGACAGTCAGAGACAAGGGCACCATTATTGTAAGGATAGTTCCCATTGAAGCTTTTAAGTTAGAGAGGGCATGGACTGGGCCAGAGAGAAGCAGTTAAATatcccacctccccacctgccccgACCCCAGGCTAGATAAAAagccagaaggagaagggagtttggggaagagaaggggtcTGAGGCTGTAAAAGAGCCAcaccccctgcccacctgtctccccccatcatcaccaccactaccTCCTTTAATCCtgaatgtatttaaattaaagGCCTTCCAAAGACATGGGCTCCACTTCTCACTGAAGATTTTTGAAGGCTACAGGGCCTGCAAAGCAGGAAAGggcagaagaaataaatgatggtTCTCAGGACCCAGGGGAAAAGGCGTGGTTCAGGGCAGCAGGAAGCTGAAATAAATCCAGATAATGGCCCACAGAGGTTAGCTGAGGGAGAGAACTGATGGGCTTGAGGGGAGAGGGCAACCCACAGAAGGAAAGGACAGCACCCTGCTCCTGCcaaggcagagaggagagtggCCCTGAGGCCTGGGGGGTCTCGCCATGTGGGACAGCCCAGCCACCACTCAATGGCAGAGGTCAGGCCCAggctgagagcagggagggcaggtCGTCATACAGCCCCGGGGAGTGTCAAACAGGAAAGAAGTGGCCTCATCACCTCCCCAACACAGCCTCTGGGACCTTGCACAAGCCCTCAGTGCTTCCAATAGATTTCTGGGAAGTGAGAAAACCTGGAAAGGAGTTTGAAACCTGAATGTGACTCTATGGTAGAGACCTGAATTAATGGAGCAATTATGTACTGGATTAAGAAAAACTAGAATCAACATTTGACAGCCAGGGACTCCCAAGTAAGAAAGGAAAGTTatagagacgcctgggtggctcagtcagttcagcatctgacccttgattttggcctaggtggtgatctcacgtcaggctctgctttGTCAGCCTGGGATCCtatctctcccttgctctctgcccctcccccactaatgtgCTTGCGTTTGCTCACtctctcatgctcactctctaaaaataaataaataaactttaaaaaaaaaagaaaagaaagttatagaaatatttaatgtCCTTGTTCGTGAACTTGTGGCACTGTGGGCTTACTTCCCCAGAATCACAGGGTCAGGCACTTGCCGTCTGTCTTTCCAGTGTAGCAGTGATTGCCAAAAAGCATGGACTCCTCACAGGAGCAAAGTTAAACAACCAGCAACAAAGTAAGAGCATTTAAGAAACGAGAATGTGTCAGTGGTACTTACCTATTAGAAAGATCACGAAGGAAACCAGTGCCAGACTGACAATCAGCACAATTATCAGCCCCATAAAAAATAGACTGTGACTTCCGTTTCCTGAGTTAGTGCCAACGTCTGGGATTTTCTCCTGGAGAGCtaacatgaaacaaacaaaaatacctatGACAAAAACTCCTCAGGGTCCACCTTGCCAGCAGAACTGAACAGTCCCCCACTGTTAAAGACCCGAGTAAGGGATACACCCGTTTTTCCCTGTGATCACCCTGGAAAGTGACTTATGTCATAGGAATGTCTTTGGACTTACGTCTTTAGTGCTCTTTGTGAATTTTTTACCTTCTTCATCCTTGGTAGTCAAAAAAATAAGCAGGGTTTAGCACTCTCCTTGGAAAGTTCTTTGAAGATGGTGTTAATACTGAAGAGGCAGGACGTGGGTTTTCTTTGGATGGGTAGGAGAGGATATGTGTGTTAAGCTTTCAGAGTGATGGAGACTGTATTGCCCTCTTCTCTGAAGTGACAGGGGAGTAAAATACAGCTGGCTGGGACACCTATGCTGAGTGGAAGGCTGAATGCTCTAGGGTATCTCCCAGAAATGCCTTTCACCATAGGAGTAAGTTAAGCTGACAtccatttaaatagaaaaatggcCCGGATGTGTCTGGGTTTCTCAGAGCTGTCTTTGGGATGAAACTGCTTGGCAAACAAGGTTCTTTTAAATGTTGTGCAGTTACATTGAGACTACAACTATGCTTATAAAGCAGCTAAAGCATGAAGTGTCTGCATTTGGCCATTTTGTAAGGCCTGTTTGCCTAGGAACacccaaattaaattaaataagcaCTATAGGAACTTGGGGTCATGGAGACCATTAACTTCCTTTCTGTATTCTCTCCTACTTTGCATCGGTCCCACACACTGTGCTACCTGATAATAGCTAGGTGGGTGGCTTAGGTCCTGGGCCGTGTAAATACATCATGCGTCACCCCGCAACAACTTT
This DNA window, taken from Neofelis nebulosa isolate mNeoNeb1 chromosome 4, mNeoNeb1.pri, whole genome shotgun sequence, encodes the following:
- the LSMEM1 gene encoding leucine-rich single-pass membrane protein 1 gives rise to the protein MNHSQDTSSRGMPEDRKLYIVDSINDLNRLTLCPAGSQHLLPLQEKIPDVGTNSGNGSHSLFFMGLIIVLIVSLALVSFVIFLIVQTGNKMDDVSRRLTAEGKDIDDLKKINSMIVKRLNQLDAEQN